A stretch of the Malus sylvestris chromosome 10, drMalSylv7.2, whole genome shotgun sequence genome encodes the following:
- the LOC126584491 gene encoding uncharacterized protein LOC126584491, whose product MKKNGERLDDVRVMEKILRSLTSNFEHVVTAIEESKNLETMSVEELLGSLLVHEQRIQKNASPTTLEQALESKLNIDKPNRGCGQWNSRRGSSSNCSRGRGRRRGRGYTNNRGQSQKWRTARGKEHIQCHSCKQYGHYANECSYKNGEHVNIAESSRNTGEEFTVLLAHHDSRNQQVVWYLDSGASNHMCGKKEFFAKLKNRPYRFVSLGDSSKLLVEGKGKIKII is encoded by the coding sequence atgaaaaagaatggcGAGAGGCTTGACGATGTTCGTGTCATGGAGAAAATCCTTCGGTCACTCACATCCAACTTTGAGCATGTGGTGACTGCCATTGAGGAATCCAAGAATTTGGAGACGATGAGTGTAGAGGAACTACTAGGATCCCTCCTAGTTCATGAACAACGCATTCAAAAGAATGCAAGCCCCACAACGCTAGAGCAAGCTTTGGAGTCAAAGTTGAATATTGATAAACCAAATAGAGGTTGTGGGCAGTGGAACTCACGTCGTGGGAGTTCATCCAACTGTAGCCGAGGACGAGGCCGAAGAAGAGGTCGAGGCTATACGAACAATCGAGGTCAGTCTCAAAAGTGGAGAACTGCTCGAGGAAAGGAGCATATCCAGTGTCACAGTTGCAAGCAATATGGACATTATGCCAATGAATGTTCATATAAAAATGGTGAGCATGTCAACATTGCAGAATCAAGTAGAAATACTGGTGAGGAATTTACAGTCTTACTAGCACACCATGATTCCAGGAATCAACAAGTTGTTTGGTATTTGGACTCTGGTGCAAGTAACCACATGTGTGGAAAGAAAGAGTTTTTTGCCAAACTAAAAAATAGGCCTTATAGATTTGTGAGTCTTGGTGACTCCTCAAAGTTGCTAGTTGAAGGCAAAGGAAAGATCAAAATCATCTAG